A stretch of the Stegostoma tigrinum isolate sSteTig4 chromosome 34, sSteTig4.hap1, whole genome shotgun sequence genome encodes the following:
- the LOC125446459 gene encoding zinc finger protein 271-like, whose product MEVKQFKCEVCDQTFTRSSALVKHRRIHTGDKPFTCKVCNKSFSQLTNLHRHQQIHTGEKPFICRVCNKSFSQLTNLHTHQRVHTQEKPFMCEVCDKAFKRLSNLLLHQTTHTGEKPFKCDICNKAFATSTRLLKHQIVHTGEKPFRCEVCNRAFTQSSTLVKHRRIHTGEKPFNCKVCDKSFTQLSTLQDHQHIHTGEKPFTCKVCNKSFAWSTHLRVHRRIHTGEKPFSCEVCDKSFSWSNALLEHLRIHTGEKPFTCEVCDKSFSQSSNLRAHQRIHTGEKPFTCKVCDKSFAQLASLLRHQTVHTD is encoded by the coding sequence ATGGAAGTGAAACAGTtcaagtgtgaggtgtgtgaccAAACCTTCACAAGATCATCAGCCCTTGTGAAACACCGACGGATTCACACAGGGGACAAACCTTTCACATGTAAGGTGTGCAACAAATCATTTTCACAGTTAACAAATCTCCACAGACATCAACagattcacacaggagagaaaccattcataTGCAGGGTGTGCAACAAATCATTTTCACAGTTAACAAACCTCCACACCCACCAACGTGTTCATACACAGGAGAAGCCGTTCATGTGTGAAGTGTGTGACAAAGCTTTTAAACGGTTATCAAACCTCCTACTCCATCAGACAACACACACAGGGGAGAAGCCCTTTAAGTGTGATATTTGCAATAAAGCTTTTGCAACATCTACAAGGCTTCTGAAGCACCAGATCGTTCACACTGGTGAGAAACCCTTCAGGTGTGAAGTGTGCAACCGAGCCTTCACACAGTCATCGACACTTGTGAAACACCGACGCATTCACACCGGGGAAAAGCCTTTCAATTGTAAAGTCTGTGATAAATCCTTCACTCAGTTATCTACCCTCCAGGACCACCAACACATTCACACAGGcgagaaaccattcacatgtaAGGTGTGCAACAAATCATTTGCATGGTCAACGCATCTCAGAGTACATCgacgcattcacacaggggagaaaccattctcGTGTGAGGTATGCGACAAATCATTCTCTTGGTCCAATGCGCTCCTTGAACATCTGCGCATTCACAcgggggagaaaccattcacatgtgaggtgtgtgacaaatcattctcacagTCATCTAACCTCCGTGCACACCagcgcattcacacaggggagaaaccatttacATGTAAAGTGTGTGACAAATCCTTTGCACAGTTAGCAAGCCTCCTGCGCCATCAGACAGTCCACACTGACTAG